One Bradyrhizobium zhanjiangense DNA segment encodes these proteins:
- a CDS encoding DUF1330 domain-containing protein, producing the protein MPKAYVIAEHLITEPAVFEEYRVKVGPMIEKYGGHYLTKGGAHQFPKAVTGSQTAW; encoded by the coding sequence ATGCCGAAGGCTTACGTGATCGCTGAGCACCTCATCACCGAGCCCGCCGTATTCGAGGAGTACCGGGTCAAGGTCGGGCCGATGATCGAAAAATATGGCGGGCATTATCTGACCAAGGGCGGCGCGCATCAATTCCCGAAGGCGGTCACTGGGAGCCAGACCGCGTGGTGA
- a CDS encoding DUF1330 domain-containing protein, which translates to MIIEFPDKQSLDAWYNSPEYQPLVKLRKESTSDLDMLITLEGV; encoded by the coding sequence GTGATCATCGAGTTCCCCGACAAGCAATCGCTCGACGCGTGGTACAACTCGCCAGAGTATCAGCCACTCGTAAAATTACGCAAAGAGAGCACGAGTGATCTCGATATGCTAATCACGCTTGAGGGCGTGTAG
- a CDS encoding DUF4102 domain-containing protein, whose amino-acid sequence MDTTITAAPAGKRARNGSVILTNRLCERRVPKRVKFYDRKCPGLYVSITTAGVATFSVKFTDRATGKQRTGWLGLYNPETFTVEDARSKVYGLKGMGGDAIAETSATEKIGRRSGARPSMRSSRSGSTG is encoded by the coding sequence ATGGATACTACCATCACCGCCGCCCCCGCTGGCAAGCGCGCCCGCAACGGCAGCGTCATCCTGACCAACCGCCTTTGCGAAAGACGGGTGCCCAAACGGGTCAAGTTCTACGATCGCAAATGCCCCGGCCTCTATGTCAGCATCACAACGGCTGGCGTGGCGACCTTTTCCGTCAAGTTCACCGATCGGGCGACCGGTAAGCAGCGCACCGGCTGGCTCGGCCTCTATAACCCCGAGACCTTCACCGTCGAGGACGCCCGGAGCAAGGTCTATGGCCTCAAGGGCATGGGCGGCGACGCGATTGCCGAGACTTCCGCGACCGAAAAGATCGGCAGGCGAAGCGGGGCAAGACCGTCAATGAGATCATCGAGGAGCGGATCGACTGGATGA